The Bradyrhizobium sp. WBAH42 genome includes a window with the following:
- a CDS encoding YjgN family protein, giving the protein MQWTPIGSEPLPPPLPPTRVDFSGNRSEFRKLVTKGALLELVTFGFYRFWLVTDIRRHLWTHTAIDGDAAEYTGRARELLVGFLFALAILVPIYLAYFLVGIEFERWQGFASTPLFIAFYAFGQFAIFRARRYRLTRTVWRGVRFWMDGSGWAYAFRAMLWGLLVFLTLGLALPWREAALERYKMRHTHYGDLRGDFEGDGWTFFKRGWWLWLLSPIALFIFPLAPFFYAEFKAREWRWWLDGIRIGGVGLSSNLPHDAFYGLYWKVIGWWMLLTVAFAAYMGGSALLVVTLTGVPAEEIFAGDNATKSIPMVAMMVIGYFALALAINIVMRVYLQRDLWAKVLETVEVHNIGTAADVRGSGQLASALGEGFADGLDVAGF; this is encoded by the coding sequence ATGCAATGGACCCCGATCGGGTCCGAACCCTTACCCCCGCCGCTGCCGCCGACGCGGGTCGATTTCTCCGGCAATCGCTCCGAGTTCCGCAAACTGGTCACCAAGGGTGCCTTGCTGGAGCTGGTCACCTTCGGCTTCTACCGGTTCTGGCTCGTCACCGACATCCGCCGTCATCTGTGGACGCACACCGCGATCGACGGTGATGCGGCCGAATACACCGGGCGGGCCAGGGAGCTCCTGGTCGGCTTCCTGTTCGCGCTCGCGATCCTGGTGCCGATCTATCTCGCCTATTTTCTCGTTGGCATCGAGTTCGAGCGCTGGCAGGGCTTCGCCTCGACGCCGCTGTTCATCGCCTTCTACGCCTTCGGCCAGTTCGCGATTTTTCGCGCGCGGCGCTACCGCCTGACGCGCACGGTCTGGCGCGGCGTCCGCTTCTGGATGGACGGCTCGGGCTGGGCCTACGCGTTTCGCGCCATGCTGTGGGGCTTGCTGGTATTCCTGACGCTCGGCCTGGCGCTGCCCTGGCGCGAGGCTGCGCTCGAACGCTACAAGATGCGGCACACCCATTACGGCGATCTCCGCGGCGACTTCGAAGGCGACGGCTGGACCTTCTTCAAGCGCGGCTGGTGGCTATGGCTGCTCAGCCCGATCGCACTCTTCATCTTCCCGCTCGCACCGTTCTTCTACGCCGAGTTCAAGGCGCGCGAATGGCGCTGGTGGCTCGACGGCATCCGGATCGGCGGTGTCGGCCTGTCCTCGAACCTGCCGCACGACGCCTTCTACGGCCTGTACTGGAAAGTGATCGGCTGGTGGATGCTGCTCACGGTCGCGTTCGCGGCCTATATGGGCGGCAGCGCCTTGCTCGTCGTCACGCTGACCGGCGTTCCGGCCGAGGAGATCTTCGCCGGCGACAATGCGACGAAGAGCATCCCGATGGTGGCGATGATGGTGATCGGCTATTTCGCGCTCGCCCTTGCCATCAACATCGTCATGCGCGTCTATCTTCAGCGCGATCTCTGGGCCAAGGTGCTGGAGACCGTCGAGGTGCACAACATCGGGACCGCGGCGGACGTGCGCGGCAGCGGTCAGCTTGCCAGCGCGCTCGGCGAAGGCTTTGCCGACGGACTCGATGTCGCGGGATTCTGA
- a CDS encoding cytochrome P450 gives MHGTIESAAKLDALRARATSLPLEQFDPGDPELFRTDTFWPYFDRLRREDPVHYCKDSMFGPYWSVTRYNDIMEIETNHAVFSSASSLGGITIRDIDPDLRRESFISMDPPRHAAQRKTVAPMFTPTHLDNLAINIRKRSAECLDNLPRGEVFDWVDRVSIELTTQMLAVLFDFPWEDRRKLTRWSDVATTIPGPDGLVATEDERQAELAECAAYFSRLWKERIEQPPKSDLLSMMAHGTATRDMDAKNFLGNLVLLIVGGNDTTRNTMSGSLLALSQHPDQYRKLRENPDLLDSFVPEVIRWQTPLAHMRRTALSDFEFRGKQIKKGDKVVMWYVSGNRDEEAIDKPYEFIIDRARPRTHLSFGFGIHRCVGLRLAELQLKIIWEEILKRFDHIDVVGEPTRVYSSFVKGIETLPVKIAA, from the coding sequence ATGCACGGGACCATCGAAAGCGCGGCCAAGCTCGACGCATTGCGCGCGCGCGCAACGTCGCTGCCGCTGGAGCAATTCGATCCGGGCGACCCTGAGTTGTTCAGGACCGATACGTTCTGGCCCTATTTCGATCGGCTGCGCCGGGAAGATCCCGTGCACTATTGCAAGGACTCGATGTTCGGGCCGTACTGGTCGGTGACGCGCTACAACGACATCATGGAGATCGAGACCAACCATGCGGTGTTCTCCTCCGCTTCCTCGCTCGGCGGCATCACCATCCGCGACATCGATCCGGATCTGCGCCGCGAGAGTTTCATTTCGATGGATCCGCCGCGCCATGCAGCCCAGCGCAAGACCGTGGCGCCGATGTTCACGCCGACGCACCTGGACAATCTCGCCATCAACATCCGCAAGCGCTCGGCCGAGTGCCTGGACAATCTGCCCCGCGGCGAGGTGTTCGACTGGGTCGACCGCGTCTCGATCGAGCTCACGACGCAGATGCTGGCGGTGCTGTTCGACTTCCCCTGGGAGGACCGCCGCAAGCTGACGCGCTGGTCGGACGTCGCCACCACGATTCCCGGCCCCGACGGTCTCGTCGCGACCGAGGACGAGCGGCAGGCCGAACTCGCCGAATGCGCCGCCTACTTCTCCCGCCTTTGGAAGGAGCGCATCGAACAGCCGCCGAAGAGCGACCTGCTGTCGATGATGGCGCATGGCACTGCTACGCGGGACATGGATGCAAAGAACTTCCTCGGCAATCTCGTTCTGTTGATCGTCGGCGGCAATGACACCACCCGCAACACCATGTCGGGCTCGCTTCTCGCGCTGAGCCAGCATCCCGACCAATATCGCAAGCTGCGCGAGAACCCTGATCTGCTCGACAGCTTCGTGCCGGAGGTGATCCGCTGGCAGACGCCGCTGGCGCATATGCGCCGCACGGCGCTCTCCGACTTCGAGTTCCGCGGCAAGCAGATCAAGAAGGGTGACAAGGTCGTGATGTGGTACGTCTCGGGCAACCGCGACGAGGAGGCGATCGACAAGCCTTACGAATTCATCATCGATCGCGCGCGCCCACGCACCCACCTGTCCTTCGGCTTCGGCATTCACCGTTGCGTGGGCCTGCGGCTTGCCGAGCTTCAGCTCAAGATTATTTGGGAGGAAATTCTCAAGCGGTTCGACCATATTGACGTGGTCGGCGAACCCACGCGGGTCTATTCGAGTTTCGTGAAGGGTATCGAGACGCTGCCGGTGAAGATTGCGGCGTGA
- a CDS encoding cytochrome P450, with protein sequence MNIQAPVKSDKAERMRRAREEAYATPLSQFHPGAPRLFQDDTLWPWFERLRNEEPVHYCTNAPIEPYWSVVKYNDIMHVDTNHGIFSSDSKLGGISIRDVPEGYDYPSFIAMDQPRHSAQRKTVSPMFTPTHLDELAKLIRQRSQTVLDNLPRNETFNFVERVSIELTTQMLATLFDFPWEERRKLTRWSDVSTALPKSGIVASAEERRREMDECYAYMSKLWNERVNSAPRNDLLSLMAHNEATRHMDPDNLMGNIILLIVGGNDTTRNTMTGSVLALNENPEQYDKLRANPELIDSMVPEVIRWQTPLAHMRRTALADTEIGGKHIRKGDRVVMWYVSGNRDEEMFEKPNEFIIDRPRPRTHLSFGFGIHRCVGMRLAELQLRIIWEEMLKRFDRIEVVGEPKRIYSSFIKGYETLPVRIPG encoded by the coding sequence ATGAACATCCAAGCGCCGGTCAAATCCGACAAGGCCGAACGCATGCGCAGGGCCCGCGAGGAGGCCTATGCGACGCCGTTGTCGCAGTTCCACCCCGGCGCGCCCCGGTTGTTCCAGGACGATACGCTGTGGCCCTGGTTCGAGCGGCTGCGCAACGAAGAGCCGGTGCATTACTGCACCAACGCGCCGATCGAGCCGTACTGGTCGGTGGTGAAATACAACGACATCATGCATGTCGACACCAATCACGGCATCTTCTCCTCGGACTCAAAGCTCGGCGGCATCTCGATCCGCGACGTGCCGGAAGGCTACGACTATCCGAGCTTCATCGCGATGGACCAGCCCAGGCATTCGGCGCAGCGCAAGACGGTGTCGCCGATGTTCACGCCGACGCATCTGGACGAGCTCGCAAAGCTGATCCGCCAGCGCTCGCAGACCGTGCTCGACAATCTGCCGCGCAACGAGACCTTCAACTTCGTCGAGCGCGTCTCGATCGAGCTGACCACGCAGATGCTGGCGACCCTGTTCGACTTCCCCTGGGAGGAGCGGCGCAAGCTGACGCGCTGGTCCGACGTCTCCACCGCGCTGCCCAAGAGCGGCATCGTCGCCAGCGCCGAAGAGCGCCGCCGCGAGATGGACGAGTGCTACGCCTACATGTCCAAGCTCTGGAACGAGCGCGTCAACTCGGCGCCGCGCAACGACCTGCTGTCGCTGATGGCCCACAACGAGGCCACGCGGCACATGGACCCCGACAACCTCATGGGCAACATCATCCTGCTCATCGTCGGCGGCAACGACACCACGCGCAACACCATGACCGGCTCGGTGCTGGCGCTGAACGAGAATCCCGAGCAATACGACAAGCTGCGCGCCAACCCGGAGCTGATCGATTCCATGGTGCCGGAGGTGATCCGCTGGCAGACGCCGCTGGCGCATATGCGGCGCACGGCGCTTGCCGATACCGAGATCGGCGGCAAGCACATCAGGAAGGGCGACCGCGTCGTGATGTGGTATGTCTCCGGCAATCGCGACGAGGAGATGTTCGAGAAGCCGAACGAGTTCATCATCGACCGTCCGCGCCCGCGCACGCACTTGTCCTTCGGCTTCGGCATCCACCGCTGCGTCGGCATGCGCCTTGCCGAGCTGCAGCTGCGGATCATCTGGGAGGAGATGCTGAAGCGGTTCGACCGCATCGAGGTGGTCGGCGAGCCGAAGCGGATCTATTCGAGCTTCATCAAGGGATACGAGACGCTGCCGGTGAGGATACCGGGGTAG
- a CDS encoding LysR substrate-binding domain-containing protein, which translates to MDFRQLRTFSCVAELGSLSKASDTLRVAQPALSRQIKLLEHELRTELFTRNGRGMVLTEAGRLLLARTSGIVRQIDQIRDDIQSAKGPPSGQVVLGLVPTVSCVLSARFARRCVEKFPGISLRIVESYSGHLVEWLHRGEMDLAILYGRSADLHLNVQSLGRDNIVAVGPRGCGLARKKNVDIGWLLRQRLVLPSHSHGLRALIEHAAAQRKIKLDVQLEADSFRVLTSLVEEGLGFALLPPSSVHGEVADGRLETAPVSKPMTRELIFASPIDRPASTASLAITALLREEVAACRKDGVWDIKLS; encoded by the coding sequence ATGGATTTCCGGCAGCTCAGGACCTTCAGTTGCGTGGCGGAGCTCGGCAGCCTGTCCAAGGCCTCCGACACCTTGCGCGTGGCGCAGCCGGCGCTCTCCCGGCAGATCAAGCTGCTGGAACACGAGCTGCGCACTGAACTCTTCACGCGCAACGGCCGCGGCATGGTGCTGACCGAGGCCGGCCGCCTCCTGCTCGCGCGCACCTCCGGCATCGTGCGGCAGATCGACCAGATCCGCGACGATATCCAGTCGGCCAAGGGGCCGCCCTCGGGTCAGGTCGTGCTCGGCCTCGTTCCGACCGTGAGCTGCGTGCTGTCGGCGCGCTTCGCACGGCGCTGCGTCGAAAAATTTCCCGGCATCTCGCTGCGCATCGTCGAGAGCTACAGCGGCCATCTGGTCGAGTGGCTGCATCGCGGCGAGATGGACCTCGCCATCCTCTATGGCCGCTCGGCCGATCTGCATCTCAACGTGCAGAGCCTGGGGCGCGACAACATCGTCGCGGTCGGCCCGCGCGGATGCGGGCTGGCGCGGAAGAAGAACGTCGACATCGGCTGGCTGCTGCGGCAGCGGCTGGTGCTGCCCTCTCACTCCCACGGCCTCCGTGCGCTGATCGAGCACGCCGCGGCCCAGCGCAAGATCAAGCTCGACGTCCAGCTGGAGGCGGATTCGTTCCGCGTGCTGACCAGCCTGGTCGAGGAGGGCCTCGGCTTCGCGCTGCTGCCGCCGTCCTCGGTCCACGGCGAGGTCGCGGACGGACGGCTGGAAACCGCCCCCGTATCCAAGCCGATGACGCGCGAGCTCATCTTTGCTTCTCCAATCGACCGCCCGGCCTCGACGGCCTCGCTCGCCATCACCGCGCTGTTGCGCGAGGAGGTCGCCGCCTGCCGCAAGGACGGCGTGTGGGACATCAAGTTGAGTTAG